A genomic window from Candidatus Tumulicola sp. includes:
- a CDS encoding GNAT family N-acetyltransferase: MATVVRPARASDRAFIDSLGELSAAASFSILRPAASGVPAESFRRLAAFCFEQPGTVTLVAEHEGRQAGFLILLTSVPDEVTRREQAFVAYMAVEEGARRRGVGRELLRAAENEARARALPHLSLMVTASNHRARTLYGGAGFVEERVQMTKPMQEGAG, translated from the coding sequence CGCCTTCATCGATAGCTTGGGTGAATTAAGCGCGGCGGCGAGCTTTTCGATCCTGCGGCCCGCAGCGTCTGGGGTGCCTGCTGAGTCGTTCCGCCGTCTCGCCGCATTTTGCTTCGAGCAACCCGGCACGGTGACGCTCGTCGCCGAACACGAGGGCCGCCAGGCCGGCTTCCTCATCCTGCTGACCTCCGTGCCCGACGAAGTGACGCGCCGCGAGCAAGCCTTCGTCGCTTACATGGCGGTCGAAGAAGGCGCGCGCCGGCGCGGGGTCGGGCGCGAGCTGCTCCGCGCCGCTGAGAACGAGGCCAGGGCGAGGGCTTTGCCGCACTTGAGTCTCATGGTGACGGCATCGAACCATCGCGCGAGGACGCTGTATGGCGGCGCGGGGTTTGTCGAAGAACGGGTGCAGATGACCAAACCGATGCAAGAAGGCGCCGGATAA